The proteins below come from a single Cylindrospermopsis raciborskii Cr2010 genomic window:
- a CDS encoding IMS domain-containing protein, which produces MQGKQAVQIALDYYRILGLPLAATEEQLRQAYNDRILQLPQREYSTLAIAARKRILEQAYMVLSDPRERSKYDQAYLAYAYDQTKIEIASEDNGETGNQNHNPQPLTIDVAKENLVGALVLLQELGEYELVLRLGQPYLTNRVPGKSDRHSQRRTLTNADELPDVILTVALSCLELGREQWQQSNYENAAISLETGEELLLREGMFTSVQGEIAADVCRLRPYRILDLLALPMERTKDRHQGWELLQNILDQRGGIDGVGNDQTGLNVDDFLRFIQQLRHHLTVSEQHKLFESESKRPSTVATYLFVYALIAKGFCQRQPALIRQAKQILLPLAKRQDVHLEQALCALLLGQTEEATRVLELSREYEQLTIIRQQSQDSPDLLPGLCLYCEQWLDQEVFPHFRDLGKQQASLKDYFADKQVQAYLEQLPADPYTTEEVRTVNSQVGSLSGIGIPHTSFREDEHLPIVSSSQDLEEWKEPKMEVASQISTAHPQERGKQWKISGYSHNSHGFLAQEGTNQSSKYKHRRRGSTGIQEEQVEEKPSHNRSHNKYRQNFTRKFPDLTRLNIFFLIGGILGLWVLIPAIWGRLNSTMVDQPNLQGGKLVVQLNQPTVVIPTLSPQPAPPSGQLTKAIAQTLIETWLSTKAAAMGPNHEIKRLDKILIDPALSQWQSIVKQDMATKRHRKYKHEVKIELVRQEGNTSNNALVEATVKEITDFYRGGNRQTSGREALRVRYDLNRQQNSWRIRNMTIVKS; this is translated from the coding sequence GTGCAGGGGAAGCAAGCTGTGCAAATCGCGCTCGATTATTACCGAATCTTAGGACTCCCATTGGCTGCAACCGAGGAGCAACTCCGTCAGGCCTATAATGATCGCATTTTACAACTGCCACAACGGGAATATTCTACCTTGGCAATAGCTGCTCGCAAGCGAATCCTGGAACAAGCCTACATGGTTCTCTCAGATCCGAGAGAGCGTAGTAAATACGATCAAGCATATCTAGCATACGCATACGATCAGACAAAAATAGAGATAGCATCCGAGGACAATGGGGAAACAGGTAACCAAAATCATAATCCTCAACCCCTAACTATAGACGTTGCCAAAGAAAACTTAGTTGGTGCCTTAGTACTACTTCAAGAGTTGGGTGAATATGAGTTGGTACTAAGATTAGGTCAGCCATACTTGACGAATAGGGTCCCAGGTAAGTCTGATCGTCACTCTCAAAGGCGTACGTTAACCAATGCTGATGAATTGCCAGACGTTATTCTAACGGTTGCTTTGTCTTGTCTGGAATTAGGAAGGGAACAATGGCAACAAAGCAATTATGAGAACGCTGCCATATCCCTAGAAACAGGAGAGGAACTGCTCCTGCGGGAGGGAATGTTTACTAGTGTGCAAGGGGAAATTGCAGCGGACGTATGCAGGCTCAGACCTTATAGAATTTTGGATCTATTGGCTCTACCGATGGAGCGGACTAAGGATCGTCATCAAGGTTGGGAATTGCTACAAAATATTCTCGACCAAAGAGGTGGCATTGATGGCGTGGGGAATGATCAAACAGGTTTGAATGTGGACGATTTTCTCCGGTTTATTCAACAGCTACGACACCACTTAACGGTATCGGAACAACATAAACTTTTTGAATCTGAAAGTAAAAGACCTTCTACCGTAGCAACCTACTTATTTGTTTACGCACTAATCGCTAAAGGATTTTGCCAAAGGCAACCAGCTTTGATTCGTCAAGCCAAGCAAATTTTGCTTCCTTTAGCTAAACGTCAAGATGTACATCTAGAACAAGCTTTGTGTGCTTTACTACTGGGACAAACGGAAGAAGCAACCCGTGTTTTAGAACTAAGTCGGGAATATGAACAATTGACCATAATTAGACAGCAGTCTCAGGATTCACCAGATTTGTTACCGGGACTGTGTTTGTACTGCGAGCAGTGGTTAGATCAAGAGGTATTTCCCCATTTTCGAGACTTAGGTAAACAGCAAGCTTCCTTAAAAGATTATTTTGCTGACAAACAGGTACAAGCATACTTAGAGCAATTACCAGCAGATCCATATACAACCGAGGAAGTAAGGACAGTCAACAGTCAGGTTGGTTCACTATCAGGGATTGGCATTCCCCATACTAGCTTTAGAGAAGATGAACACCTACCTATTGTGAGTTCCTCCCAAGACCTAGAGGAATGGAAGGAACCTAAGATGGAGGTAGCTTCTCAAATTTCCACTGCGCATCCACAGGAGAGGGGAAAACAGTGGAAGATCTCAGGATATAGTCACAACTCTCATGGTTTCCTTGCACAGGAGGGAACAAACCAATCTAGTAAATATAAACATCGTAGACGAGGTTCAACTGGTATTCAAGAAGAACAGGTAGAAGAGAAACCTTCACATAATCGTTCACATAATAAGTATAGACAAAATTTCACTCGTAAATTTCCTGATTTAACCCGATTAAATATATTTTTTCTAATAGGGGGCATATTAGGGCTGTGGGTTTTAATACCTGCGATTTGGGGGAGGTTAAACAGTACAATGGTAGACCAGCCAAATTTACAGGGAGGAAAACTTGTGGTACAGTTGAATCAACCAACCGTTGTTATACCTACACTCTCGCCTCAACCAGCACCACCATCCGGACAACTCACAAAGGCGATCGCTCAAACACTAATTGAAACCTGGTTATCGACGAAAGCAGCAGCGATGGGTCCCAATCATGAGATCAAAAGATTAGACAAGATTTTAATAGATCCAGCCCTATCCCAATGGCAATCTATAGTTAAACAGGATATGGCTACAAAGCGCCATCGTAAGTATAAACATGAAGTGAAAATAGAACTTGTTCGTCAGGAGGGAAATACCTCGAACAATGCGTTAGTGGAAGCTACGGTTAAAGAAATCACCGATTTTTACCGAGGGGGAAATCGCCAGACATCTGGTCGAGAAGCATTGCGAGTTAGATATGATTTGAACCGCCAGCAAAACTCTTGGCGCATCCGCAATATGACCATAGTGAAATCCTAA
- the pirA gene encoding arginine synthesis PII-interacting regulator PirA: MINSRSQAAKKAEQVHRQNILKNLEHRLEAARTKGDESLIRQLEAEQASYQ, from the coding sequence ATGATTAATTCTAGATCACAAGCAGCTAAAAAGGCTGAACAAGTACACAGACAAAATATACTCAAAAATCTTGAGCACCGACTGGAAGCAGCAAGAACAAAAGGTGACGAGAGTCTAATTCGCCAATTAGAAGCCGAGCAGGCTTCTTATCAGTAG
- the gatC gene encoding Asp-tRNA(Asn)/Glu-tRNA(Gln) amidotransferase subunit GatC has protein sequence MIDREQVRKVANLARLELTAEEEEQFTFQLGRILEYVEQLGELDVSNVPPTTRAIDLSNVTREDKLQPYLDREAILRSAPQQEGDFFKVPKILNGE, from the coding sequence ATGATTGATCGCGAACAGGTCCGTAAAGTAGCCAACCTAGCTCGGCTAGAATTAACAGCAGAGGAGGAGGAACAATTCACATTCCAGCTGGGAAGAATTTTGGAGTATGTAGAACAACTGGGGGAACTTGATGTTAGCAACGTCCCTCCTACCACCAGGGCCATTGACTTGAGCAATGTGACTAGGGAAGACAAACTACAACCCTACCTGGACAGAGAGGCCATACTTAGAAGTGCTCCCCAACAGGAGGGTGACTTTTTCAAAGTTCCCAAAATCCTCAATGGGGAGTAA
- a CDS encoding photosystem I assembly protein Ycf3: MPRTQKNDNFVDKSFTVMADLILKLLPTNKKAKEAFVYYRDGMSAQAEGEYAEALEYYEEALSLEEDTNDKSFILYNMGLIYASNGDHDQALDFYHKAIDLNPRLPQALNNIAVIYHYKGEKAKEEGDNDGGEALFDQAADYWIRAIRLAPNNYIEAQNWLKTTGRSQIDVFF, translated from the coding sequence ATGCCAAGAACACAGAAAAACGATAATTTTGTTGACAAGTCTTTTACCGTTATGGCAGATTTAATCCTGAAACTTCTGCCAACTAATAAAAAGGCTAAAGAGGCTTTTGTTTACTATCGAGATGGCATGTCAGCACAGGCTGAAGGGGAATATGCCGAAGCACTAGAATATTACGAAGAGGCTCTATCTTTAGAAGAAGATACAAATGATAAAAGTTTTATCTTGTACAACATGGGGCTGATATATGCCAGCAATGGAGACCATGATCAAGCTCTGGATTTCTATCATAAAGCCATTGATTTGAATCCTCGGTTACCTCAGGCCTTAAATAACATCGCTGTGATCTATCACTACAAGGGCGAAAAAGCAAAGGAAGAAGGTGACAACGATGGTGGAGAAGCACTATTTGACCAGGCCGCAGACTATTGGATCCGGGCAATTCGTCTGGCCCCTAATAACTACATTGAAGCCCAAAACTGGTTGAAAACTACCGGGCGATCGCAAATTGATGTATTCTTTTAA
- a CDS encoding UDP-N-acetylmuramoyl-L-alanyl-D-glutamate--2,6-diaminopimelate ligase yields MNLRELLAVIDGVEYQGKDVEVRGVKTNSHACGEGDLFIGIPGTRVDGGEFWPSALAAGAVAAIISPQAASKTPPTSDALVITATSLNKVCAQVCAAFYGYPAEKLQIVGVTGTNGKTTTTHLIEYFLNQANLPAALLGTLYTRWPGFSQVANHTTPFAIDLQHNLAQAVDAGCQLGIMEVSSHSLVQDRVFGCPFEVSVFTNLTQDHLDYHQDMEDYFRAKALLFTPDYLQGRAVINIDDHYGQRLTIGLDKQQLWTYSINNTSADFWVSDLNYQPHGVSGILHTPEGNSPFSSPLVGQYNLENLLAAVAAVLHLGLDLETVVDYIPNFPGVPGRMERIQINPHQDISVIVDYAHTPDSLENLLKAARPFIPGRMICVFGCGGDRDKTKRPKMGRIAADLADVVVVTSDNPRTENPDAILEDILTGMPEDVSRLVIGDRARAIHTAILEAQPGDGVLLAGKGHEDYQILGTEKIHFDDREQARDALHLRAAQNS; encoded by the coding sequence ATGAATTTAAGAGAATTATTGGCTGTTATTGATGGCGTGGAATACCAGGGTAAAGATGTGGAAGTTCGGGGGGTCAAAACCAATTCCCACGCTTGTGGTGAGGGGGATTTATTTATTGGCATACCTGGAACCAGGGTTGATGGAGGCGAGTTCTGGCCTAGTGCTTTAGCTGCTGGTGCGGTTGCGGCCATTATCTCCCCACAAGCAGCATCCAAAACTCCCCCTACCTCAGATGCTCTCGTAATCACTGCTACCAGTCTTAATAAGGTCTGTGCCCAGGTTTGTGCAGCTTTTTATGGCTATCCAGCGGAAAAACTGCAAATCGTTGGCGTAACTGGGACTAATGGCAAAACTACTACTACCCATTTAATTGAGTATTTTCTCAATCAAGCTAATTTGCCAGCGGCTTTACTCGGTACTCTTTATACTCGATGGCCTGGGTTTTCTCAAGTTGCTAACCATACCACTCCCTTTGCAATTGACTTACAGCACAATCTGGCTCAAGCTGTTGATGCTGGTTGTCAGTTGGGGATTATGGAGGTTAGTTCCCACTCCCTAGTCCAAGATAGGGTTTTTGGCTGTCCCTTTGAGGTTTCTGTATTTACCAATCTTACTCAAGATCATCTTGATTATCACCAGGATATGGAAGATTATTTTCGAGCTAAGGCTTTGTTATTTACTCCTGACTATCTTCAAGGAAGAGCAGTTATTAATATTGATGATCACTATGGACAACGTTTAACTATTGGTTTGGATAAACAGCAGCTTTGGACATACAGCATTAATAATACTAGTGCCGATTTCTGGGTGAGTGATCTGAATTATCAACCTCATGGTGTCAGCGGTATTTTACATACTCCCGAGGGTAATTCCCCTTTTAGCTCCCCCCTGGTGGGACAGTATAACTTAGAAAATCTTTTGGCAGCTGTAGCTGCGGTTCTACATCTGGGGTTGGATTTGGAAACTGTGGTAGATTATATACCTAATTTTCCAGGTGTCCCTGGCAGAATGGAACGAATTCAAATCAATCCTCACCAGGATATTAGCGTTATTGTGGATTATGCTCATACACCTGATAGTTTGGAGAATTTACTTAAAGCGGCTCGTCCATTTATACCGGGAAGAATGATTTGCGTCTTTGGCTGTGGAGGGGATAGGGATAAAACAAAACGTCCAAAAATGGGTAGAATTGCAGCGGATTTGGCAGATGTGGTCGTGGTAACCTCTGATAATCCACGCACTGAAAACCCAGATGCAATATTAGAAGATATCCTGACGGGTATGCCCGAGGATGTGTCAAGACTGGTAATTGGCGATCGCGCTAGAGCTATTCATACTGCTATACTGGAAGCTCAACCAGGTGATGGTGTATTATTAGCAGGTAAAGGTCACGAAGATTATCAAATTCTCGGGACGGAAAAAATCCATTTTGATGATAGAGAACAAGCTCGTGATGCCTTACATTTAAGAGCAGCTCAGAATAGCTAA
- a CDS encoding glutaredoxin family protein gives MQIILYGKPGCHLCEGLIEKLEQITHHNSKSSNKDANISFTLEVRDITTREDWFAAYQYEIPVLFLWRGETEYLQSVPRPSPRASVQQLENLLLTTASKLLILADQER, from the coding sequence ATGCAAATTATCCTGTATGGTAAACCTGGTTGTCATCTTTGTGAGGGATTAATAGAAAAGTTAGAACAAATAACCCATCACAATAGTAAAAGTAGTAATAAAGATGCTAATATCAGTTTTACTTTAGAAGTGCGTGATATTACCACCCGTGAAGATTGGTTTGCCGCCTATCAGTATGAAATTCCCGTGTTGTTTCTATGGCGTGGAGAAACAGAGTATTTGCAATCTGTGCCCCGTCCTTCTCCCCGTGCAAGTGTTCAGCAATTAGAGAACTTGCTATTAACCACGGCTAGTAAGTTGTTGATCTTAGCAGATCAGGAGAGATGA
- a CDS encoding pyridoxal phosphate-dependent aminotransferase, with protein MKLAARVGQVTPSITLAITAKAKGMKTEGIDVCSFSAGEPDFDTPAHVRDAAIKALKEGKTKYGAAAGEPKLREAIANKLKSDNGLAYKPDNVLVTNGGKHSLYNLMMALIEPGDEVIIPAPYWLSYPEMVTLAGGRSVIVPTYADNGYKISAQQLKQAITSKTKLFVLNSPSNPTGMVYTLEEIRDLAQVIVEADIFVVSDEIYEKILYDGSQHVSIGSLGEEIFSKTLISNGFAKGYSMTGWRLGYLAGPLEIIKAATTIQGHSTSNVCTFAQYGAIAALEGSQDCVEEMRQAFAQRRQVMYDGINSIPGLTCARPDGAFYLFPDISKTGLRSLEFCDALLESHQVAVIPGIAFGADNNIRFSYATDMTTIKKGVERLDKFVRSLS; from the coding sequence ATGAAACTGGCAGCAAGAGTAGGTCAGGTAACACCCTCCATTACCCTGGCTATTACAGCTAAAGCTAAGGGTATGAAGACCGAGGGTATTGATGTTTGTAGTTTCAGTGCTGGAGAGCCGGATTTTGATACTCCAGCCCATGTTAGAGATGCAGCTATAAAGGCTTTAAAAGAAGGCAAAACCAAATATGGTGCTGCCGCTGGTGAGCCAAAGCTACGAGAAGCTATTGCTAACAAGCTAAAAAGCGATAATGGTTTAGCCTATAAACCAGACAACGTCTTGGTTACTAATGGGGGTAAACATTCCTTGTATAATCTCATGATGGCATTAATTGAACCAGGAGATGAGGTAATTATCCCCGCACCCTATTGGTTGAGTTATCCAGAAATGGTTACTTTAGCAGGTGGTAGGTCAGTAATTGTACCAACCTATGCTGATAATGGCTATAAAATTAGTGCCCAACAGCTCAAACAAGCTATTACCTCAAAAACTAAGTTATTTGTCCTTAATTCCCCTTCTAACCCCACCGGGATGGTGTACACATTAGAAGAAATTCGAGATCTAGCTCAGGTGATTGTGGAGGCGGATATTTTTGTGGTTTCTGATGAAATTTACGAAAAGATTCTCTATGATGGCTCACAACATGTTAGTATTGGCTCCCTAGGTGAGGAAATTTTTTCCAAGACTTTAATTAGTAATGGCTTTGCTAAGGGTTATTCCATGACTGGTTGGCGTTTAGGTTATTTGGCAGGACCCTTGGAAATTATTAAAGCTGCTACTACTATTCAAGGACATAGTACTTCTAATGTCTGTACTTTTGCTCAATATGGTGCGATCGCTGCTCTGGAAGGTTCACAAGACTGTGTAGAGGAAATGCGTCAAGCTTTTGCTCAACGTCGTCAGGTTATGTATGACGGCATCAACTCTATTCCTGGGTTGACTTGTGCGCGACCTGATGGGGCTTTTTATTTATTTCCCGACATCAGTAAAACCGGTTTAAGGTCTCTGGAGTTTTGCGATGCTTTATTAGAATCCCATCAAGTTGCTGTTATTCCAGGGATAGCTTTCGGAGCTGATAACAACATCCGGTTTTCTTATGCTACAGATATGACTACAATTAAGAAAGGAGTGGAAAGACTAGACAAGTTTGTTCGCTCCCTCTCCTAG
- a CDS encoding DUF4231 domain-containing protein: MLLFLKLIDYLLAAVFIGAALIIYFDSNNQPYLLAGIGASAVAILLFLINRNSVGAAEKQAKKNEFTKKAELYTSLLQNSNSLEHNTIVPARAKALEYCQDLINDYKKTRNIARSLYYVLQISTVILSGVTPILVLVDKLETGQPWLKWLPVICPAVASIVASIVTSFPFQKNWVTANTIVELLEAEQEKFILGITPAYRCYDVVGDLEQQQKASQAVELFISQVNSIHLQQVQQSTEQQSDKRKEETKTQDPALN, translated from the coding sequence ATGTTGTTGTTTTTAAAACTGATTGATTATCTATTAGCTGCTGTTTTTATTGGTGCAGCGCTAATCATTTATTTCGACTCTAATAATCAGCCCTACTTGCTAGCTGGAATTGGAGCTTCCGCAGTAGCCATTTTGCTGTTTCTTATCAACAGAAACTCAGTAGGTGCAGCGGAAAAACAAGCCAAGAAAAACGAATTCACCAAAAAAGCTGAACTTTACACATCCCTGTTACAGAATAGCAATTCCTTGGAACATAACACTATTGTCCCTGCAAGGGCTAAAGCTCTCGAATATTGTCAAGATTTGATCAATGACTATAAAAAAACCAGGAATATAGCCAGATCTCTTTACTATGTCTTACAAATTTCCACGGTAATTCTTTCAGGTGTCACACCAATTTTAGTCCTGGTTGATAAGCTAGAAACCGGACAACCCTGGTTGAAGTGGCTACCTGTCATTTGTCCTGCAGTAGCATCTATTGTCGCTAGCATTGTTACATCTTTTCCCTTTCAAAAAAATTGGGTTACAGCCAATACAATTGTAGAGTTATTAGAAGCAGAACAAGAAAAATTCATTTTAGGAATCACACCCGCATATCGTTGTTATGATGTTGTTGGTGACCTAGAACAACAACAAAAAGCCAGTCAAGCTGTAGAACTATTCATTAGCCAAGTCAATAGCATTCACTTGCAACAAGTTCAACAATCAACTGAACAACAGTCCGATAAAAGGAAAGAAGAAACTAAGACTCAAGATCCTGCGTTAAATTAG
- the rdgB gene encoding RdgB/HAM1 family non-canonical purine NTP pyrophosphatase, which produces MKKTLVVGTGNLGKLREMEAYLSDSGWELTPKPPDLDVDETGTTFAENACLKAVEVAKYTSQWAIADDSGLSVDWLNGAPGVYSARYGNTDGERIGRLLRELGNTENRRAEFICAIAVANPQGEIIFQSEGSCEGEILYEVRGEGGFGYDPIFYVPEKKLTFAQMSPELKKSISHRGHALRQIIPQLLGVD; this is translated from the coding sequence ATGAAAAAAACACTTGTGGTAGGGACGGGAAATCTGGGAAAATTAAGGGAAATGGAGGCTTATTTATCCGATTCTGGTTGGGAACTAACTCCCAAACCCCCTGATTTAGATGTGGATGAAACTGGAACCACCTTTGCTGAAAACGCCTGCTTGAAAGCTGTTGAGGTTGCAAAATATACATCTCAATGGGCGATCGCAGATGATTCTGGTTTATCGGTAGATTGGTTAAATGGTGCGCCTGGTGTATATTCTGCTCGGTATGGAAACACCGATGGGGAAAGGATTGGGCGGTTATTGCGAGAATTAGGAAATACAGAGAACCGACGAGCAGAATTTATCTGCGCCATAGCTGTTGCTAACCCTCAGGGGGAAATTATTTTCCAGTCTGAGGGTAGTTGTGAGGGAGAAATTCTGTATGAAGTGAGGGGAGAGGGGGGGTTTGGTTACGATCCGATTTTTTATGTTCCGGAAAAAAAATTGACCTTTGCTCAAATGTCACCGGAGTTGAAAAAAAGCATTAGTCACCGGGGTCATGCTCTGAGACAGATAATTCCCCAGTTGCTTGGAGTTGACTAA